Proteins from one Coffea arabica cultivar ET-39 chromosome 8c, Coffea Arabica ET-39 HiFi, whole genome shotgun sequence genomic window:
- the LOC113706411 gene encoding indole-3-pyruvate monooxygenase YUCCA6 → MDYLREIEGKRLHDRNPNEKMMMKSSRCVCVSGPIIVGAGPSGLAAAACLKVKGVRSVVLERSHCIASLWQLKTYDRLRLHLPKQFCELPLMPFPEGFPTYPTKQQFIQYLEAYARKFDINPCFNQSVVSAEYDQVLGLWRVRTVGLKKEETEYVCPGLIVATGENAEPVVPDIEGMKDFGGDILHTSLYKKGGDFGGKRVLVVGCGNSGMEVCLDLCNHNASPTLVVRDTVHVLPREMLGKSTFGLSMWLLKWLPMRLVDGFLLIVSRLLLGDTARYGLHRPQMGPLQLKNLSGKTPVLDVGTLAKIKAGDIKVSPGIQRLRPLSAEFVNGKTEKFDAIILATGYKSNVPSWLKEKEMFSVKDGLPKRPFPNGWKGESGLYAVGFTKRGLLGASMDAKRIADDIEMCWKAESKHFSYFARPSSLQS, encoded by the exons ATGGACTACTTGAGggaaattgaaggaaaaaggCTACACGATCGCAACCCGAATGAAAAGATGATGATGAAATCTTCCAGGTGTGTTTGTGTTTCTGGACCGATCATCGTCGGTGCCGGACCATCAGGGCTAGCAGCAGCAGCTTGCCTGAAAGTAAAAGGCGTCCGAAGTGTTGTTTTAGAGAGATCTCATTGCATAGCTTCTTTGTGGCAGCTCAAGACTTATGATCGCCTTAGACTTCACCTACCAAAGCAATTTTGCGAGCTTCCCTTGATGCCTTTTCCAGAGGGCTTCCCAACTTATCCAACTAAACAGCAGTTTATTCAGTACCTGGAAGCTTATGCAAGAAAGTTTGACATTAATCCGTGTTTCAATCAATCTGTAGTGAGTGCTGAGTATGATCAAGTTCTCGGGCTATGGCGGGTAAGGACGGTGGGATTGAAGAAAGAGGAGACTGAGTATGTTTGCCCGGGGTTGATAGTGGCCACCGGAGAAAATGCCGAACCTGTAGTGCCAGATATTGAAGGGATGAAGGACTTCGGAGGGGATATATTGCACACAAGTTTGTATAAAAAGGGAGGTGATTTCGGAGGGAAAAGGGTTTTGGTTGTTGGCTGTGGAAATTCAGGAATGGAGGTTTGTTTGGATCTCTGCAATCATAATGCTAGTCCAACACTTGTAGTCAGAGATACA GTGCACGTCCTACCAAGGGAGATGCTAGGAAAATCAACTTTCGGGCTGTCCATGTGGTTGCTCAAGTGGCTGCCCATGCGTCTTGTGGATGGTTTCTTGTTGATTGTGTCGAGGCTCCTGCTCGGGGACACCGCAAGATATGGCCTTCATCGCCCGCAAATGGGGCCGCTTCAGCTAAAGAATTTGTCCGGAAAGACACCGGTGCTGGATGTTGGGACACTGGCCAAGATCAAGGCTGGAGACATCAAG GTAAGTCCTGGCATTCAAAGACTGAGGCCACTTTCAGCAGAATTTGTGAATGGAAAAACAGAGAAATTCGATGCAATCATCCTAGCAACTGGTTACAAAAGCAATGTGCCTTCTTGGCTAAAG GAAAAAGAGATGTTCTCAGTGAAGGATGGGCTACCAAAAAGACCGTTTCCAAATGGTTGGAAAGGTGAAAGTGGGCTATATGCCGTGGGGTTCACCAAACGTGGCTTGCTTGGTGCGTCAATGGACGCTAAGAGAATTGCAGATGACATTGAAATGTGTTGGAAAGCAGAATCAAAACATTTCTCCTACTTTGCTCGTCCTTCTTCATTGCAATCATAG
- the LOC113706105 gene encoding uncharacterized protein, translating into MDHHPVKRVSRFFPSSLTSCQFRSVPDVVQSSVPVKKGTKFLHHEIEPPIPSSDIHKRPSVIKSQEPKTTLKKGKEASKHYQKKPLLMGSDPEGRRRPAVKPVSVMDSKKKERAKETTMNYSISSSNSTGRWFSSDDEAADDQCDGKSDTFLSLSSCTSSESFRLKSAKIHSKRFDSKMSTELGRCSSALTAYLLNAALSPCSQKTTKSGSNTAQKHGKSTRRDSKTDKTWHRWETDDDDFVIDNEILKGCQVSEASAELYYDGSGSHHCRKSTKSRRKTSKKHRRKKGQIKSDKDGQLLNAVVEDGVEDAYAVEKSTSDPYNDFRTSMLEMIIEKQIFGVKDLETLLECFLSLNSPYYHMVILEAFTEICDTLFAY; encoded by the coding sequence ATGGATCATCATCCTGTAAAGAGGGTTTCCCGTTTCTTCCCTTCTTCATTAACTTCTTGCCAATTCCGAAGTGTACCTGATGTGGTGCAAAGCTCCGTTCCCGTCAAAAAAGGCACCAAATTTCTCCATCATGAAATTGAACCTCCAATACCCTCGTCAGATATTCACAAACGCCCTTCAGTGATCAAGTCCCAAGAGCCTAAAACCACTctcaaaaaagggaaagaagcgTCTAAGCACTACCAAAAAAAGCCCCTGCTTATGGGCTCTGATCCTGAAGGAAGAAGACGTCCTGCTGTTAAACCTGTTTCAGTTATGGattcaaagaagaaagaaagagcaaaagagACAACGATGAATTACAGTATTTCTTCATCTAACAGTACTGGCAGGTGGTTTAGTAGTGATGATGAAGCAGCTGATGATCAATGTGATGGAAAATCTGATACTTTTTTAAGCTTATCATCATGCACTTCTTCTGAATCTTTTCGCCTTAAATCAGCAAAAATTCACTCCAAAAGATTTGATAGTAAGATGAGCACTGAATTAGGTCGTTGCTCATCAGCACTCACAGCATATTTGCTAAATGCAGCTCTCAGCCCATGCAGCCAGAAAACGACCAAAAGCGGTTCCAATACAGCCCAAAAACATGGAAAGTCTACAAGAAGGGACTCCAAGACTGACAAGACATGGCACAGATGGGAgactgatgatgatgatttcGTCATAGATAATGAAATTCTCAAGGGTTGCCAAGTTTCTGAGGCTTCAGCTGAACTCTACTATGATGGTTCTGGAAGTCATCATTGCCGGAAATCCACCAAGTCTCGCCGGAAAACCAGCAAGAAACATAGGAGAAAGAAAGGGCAAATAAAGTCTGATAAGGATGGCCAGCTTTTAAATGCTGTTGTTGAGGATGGAGTTGAAGATGCCTATGCAGTCGAGAAGAGTACAAGTGATCCATATAATGACTTCAGGACATCAATGTTGGAGATGATTATTGAGAAGCAAATTTTTGGAGTTAAAGATCTTGAGACGTTGTTGGAGTGTTTTTTGTCTTTGAATTCACCTTATTACCATATGGTTATTCTTGAGGCATTCACAGAGATTTGTGACACCCTATTTGCATATTAA